From Phoenix dactylifera cultivar Barhee BC4 unplaced genomic scaffold, palm_55x_up_171113_PBpolish2nd_filt_p 001638F, whole genome shotgun sequence, the proteins below share one genomic window:
- the LOC103700727 gene encoding uncharacterized protein LOC103700727, with protein MVQNTDERQAFCGTSIGLAFLTTNTVLSAYRARHDPWTVAFVLFAYLDLLALFGCLRAYEKQRAEPLGTVEMNTSLKVAIWVLANALNVAFAYRVAQMMPLALYAVVWGMSGFTLLVTFYGLFLCPEPENLKNNDTEEVLFSEFSPETKV; from the coding sequence atggttcaGAACACCGACGAGCGTCAAGCCTTCTGCGGCACCTCGATCGGCCTCGCTTTCCTCACCACCAACACCGTCCTCTCCGCCTACCGAGCCCGGCATGACCCGTGGACCGTCGCATTCGTGCTCTTCGCCTACCTCGACCTCTTGGCCCTTTTCGGCTGCCTCCGGGCCTACGAGAAGCAGCGCGCGGAGCCTCTCGGCACGGTCGAGATGAACACGAGTCTAAAGGTTGCAATTTGGGTGCTCGCCAACGCTCTTAATGTGGCATTCGCTTACCGTGTCGCTCAGATGATGCCTCTGGCTTTGTACGCCGTCGTCTGGGGTATGTCTGGATTCACCCTTCTGGTTACCTTCTATGGGCTATTCCTGTGTCCTGAACCGGAGAACCTGAAGAACAATGACACCGAGGAGGTTCTTTTCTCGGAGTTTTCCCCTGAAACGAAGGTGTAG
- the LOC113461004 gene encoding uncharacterized protein LOC113461004, which yields MVVLHAVTTDRKALRERTEKLFSWLSFFCSTQIQFRVLVLPRSARIRRAAGGDLSRISISLAAATRSSDADQDAEIRIDIRFVVIYTFLEIGIKFLCFCSRGAWMDDRVAPQRRLQDLEGFDGVETGLYRRHGCHIIVIL from the exons ATGGTCGTCCTCCACGCGGTAACCA CGGACCGAAAAGCTCTTCGGGAGCGGACCGAAAAGCTCTTCAGCTGGCTTTCTTTCTTCTGCTCCACCCAAATCCAATTTAGGGTTTTGGTTCTTCCCCGATCCGCGAGAATTCGACGGGCGGCCGGCGGCGACCTATCAAGGATCTCGATCTCTCTTGCGGCAGCCACCCGTTCCTCCGACGCTGATCAGGATGCAGAGATCCGGATAGATATAAGATTCGTAGTGATTTATACCTTCCTTGAGATCG GGATAAAATTCTTGTGCTTTTGTTCCCGTGGTGCTTGGATGGATGATAGGGTGGCTCCGCAGAGGCGATTGCAAGATCTTGAGGGCTTCGATGGCGTCGAAACAG